One region of Parambassis ranga chromosome 12, fParRan2.1, whole genome shotgun sequence genomic DNA includes:
- the cplane1 gene encoding ciliogenesis and planar polarity effector 1 isoform X2 yields MELKLEVVLSSSIKRKKPWPRFCWLGQEKESVFLLDDKRISEINMVSGRTKKRTPKLHPLLNSVVTMASSQNGMWLCGLLLSGELFLWNRDKDLLKTAGAVPEVVQIIDAAQGNSTKLSLQVSWDGMHVLLVAVTGQVFLWECVDVKDLTGLRDGPVKGLWAHIEPLADTVLPSLQDKEAVQHSIFVKTEVMGDACLSAFVFTSGKNIIVTCLKIQWKEAHERADHVGYSIQWATKTYPMSRLTPPCQPVKSRGALVLAFSPDGCILAIVLNQRKPKDTQVLFVSTQNFVTVSSGLGGCGSKKMEIPSRYIRSYWVGSVSWSPGGLFLACMLKRGSLLMLPRLGGLLTLTSSGCNVDFGPAHFLPLHPLVTYRPPISAGKGEASPPSSSMSVRDVMRQRYSVTWHPRLLYLIVSDGYMATVMRVLDRHSPALLLRTLLKDASKNIEKASRILDKSQIHLSAWLESVSCLNLDSGLQDLTSTVTHGPNTTNSTVTAPVDEFTLPTFLRDQRTFGSTKEVLESIQSFFEDESEVDGPPAGSHMEDGGRLEFASMYDTLHALDTYTDTAPGSYFEKDFVERGRKALHHCKLEKLQSKLLTAWAFGMSLGKAVDQRALLLKHTLCYVVQFAALLHLNTSSVVQKGEKKCSISDCILNLIQAILSFLPWDGIHPDGPHCLGLVVEFTKLIVRLLLTPSPNSYHTSHLSSQSLSRVVLILHMVSDSLDHTYSMQQRNVWSSADKESSSQPPQLWSSDVYNVPLLQFERETNSSFEQPGLPVPQRPSSRLLGVWQLVYNITLQYMEELKHLKGYDGWEEEEQQISVIMSQIQTALQATGGRLEDGAALLSYPGEHLFLCGSYPKSADVWRLQICQERNNSCDRSVFQETRLCLALLYSLLSQYQLREAQELGDHMAQLLLHRVGGQRDNQTDSLPCPWLPMDLHSDTAYAVVQTLGRFMASYFTNQPLHILPPHNVAVLPPLHLPHAPGVGRLVLLCQVEVAKAIRQQHLSEVWTVDYAQDLLLIGGLLPETVWLAYHLGDWKSAVSLSLAYTSYCSDHLNFTRLRRRELHMLKDLEPESIFLSELECLLANKADSQMYTDINGDKSFTDLLEGEDWDLLQVSIQEILKASVMAGVNVMTSPLSSLLDTAKELCSSLPTLVPTGLYLPSPPLYCPQPSPNTQDRLGTTGQFAEVVCRHKVSGVLQRLLLLLRSGHCCHPAAQWYISHLRRARHLLHKIKKKYAYASVAEEEKAFPEGLLRFVTRSGFFRRGPNKDGHLDGDTIQTIFCFRELCALCWMLHVRDQLSIHCRKYQAARQRGIDEQTSDSEVNSACVKAIQWACRFLPFARFLNAEEILQDILLSLVSELPPVSLVADMLVRAFPKEEESVRVPLREKYNSLRQRLVQCTVLEEEKEEANELMMLLIQDKLRQRRKHLARLQRHLGPPVLHLWEKEEEDEDRGSKHGMAMLRQLSLGTSLSASTLTDCGLPPLCSDGETAENTLEAISPEQQCRAENRGKKEHVKKSAIKIKSVIQEEDHQGNAKENEQRLLPVVGTWEFELEDEEYLNFLELFLSYVLEKDSTGERDSSSELPLLKGFSSELRKRELHSLTFDVLTTIHRRQRDGNHSPRKHFCNDLPVFRAGCCFKPLKEGTTPELHTSPIWSEVSISKPAFSASCYPGQRSIRQQGLFGLRHRSNVALDQSVKGVPFCSQTTDRGGFTTEQPAGSFLFASQVSVEAVTELQQGLDPKLDSDFPELGRLLEWMVRWANRRALLQHHGKKIKDKAGRVWGNADEGVVIRVKASAPAVLTSLRLLECKYTALLGTGCYNVPIQVPEMQWTVAPVLQPGVERESSVDTGYPGSANTPITGLNQNLQGEISIGTCTDEPEELTFHRTPLSVDQDQQTYDAEQRQSISLGDLDVTPEKEGKDSDSEVLEESSSVTNGNNSHTSETSLKLADLDYSEQAEDVSSFESLPSCAGSPHSLPHLPKPTPSHILPEATAHTELSESTSDLPPNTTVNPPSPQPQNSSAAAATTDSSPHNQPSIQMPQIRQRLGEDLLRLVQHINYMSLGEVLGASFSSLQHAQQNSSVAQCDINVPSSFNTNFIPALSAQPSFSAGQQTHAFVPNARAHNTQFSQNPACTTAGQPTMQSSVKITSTTGQCQTASLPASASGAGVNYQEMQPLSVQAESPGTQLMESRRLIPSSQGLLTTTDPSHAVPSTPMLPLYNGSVQNDSALQVKSLKLLQLHHPLLHNQSALNYPPAQNTLHMATPEPYQHKFTHNEQTTSRKTDVEKLPSVPKRQLSFKPSHDRPPPRNSQPHMWSSEQSRGHQSSLPPALPAHTPMQDLRLLHIQPVPQNMITFPKIPLASSSTPSNVIAAPMGEAPVIKLLHIYPGHKMVMPVAARSPQMTRLISMEELTRSMNAEDAQLQQLRVDPSSESTRGALSSMKSSKRQKRREKTEKARKTEVTFRPNESIIPAQEPEDVPVSNQADLAEEIIPEHDITGFSDSLLSGQKLLNKAISTSAELHAFASTCKRAPDCHDAYTNTDPASPPLLVDKAVSAKASVMASSPKSYLQMYNEEAADTEATRPELERILDPSGRQFLSVLDLEDMMQHVLPDPSPEPQDIPSICPSLPTSAQLHVLAISAIRGAPADPQTADPIQKDLLKLSTDIQNENPLCSDTEHGVSERNTPCHSVAVDQSDYEICRAIKNQSVVPQRDSSSLPTVWFSSRLSDLDVQLAALQKIADDLEKDFSNSRMLVNTIEKLTTDKPSNVKTTTTVKKTVRLSVPQKAWTSRSDLDCEEEEESQEEEEFQNDSWQTAKGLSFNYSTSPPSHRAGPSCLHSPPRMRDEFNEPHRTSYAWTNENLGQSGLSDTVEILDELVKEGYLSSTELDFSTSHTAHQSSRPDQAQSSWMSQKRVRSEDERRELRIWMRRKQRERLAAYQKQRENLRERECKPFTISPTLKSKNRNRAPIGKTREEKEKFTLLEQYNQRTLEACALASDFLTSQTGLTPVPTRSLSAPPPGSPHRSYFVSDNDKKSLKLQSGQAVPQIRPQSAELQGLSSEDYRRRLGLHRPVTFLPGDRLSQVTRRGMLTDVKSKTKHHMVIHSEERHVENKRKTEKELDGGFPGRTAAGRGIRTEQARVEKRKVERSQFSRLQDQEDSDMVLAGLSEAQDYGATVDVSGMEWIDNLSECGSSNLSKIDWAAIERIVASEED; encoded by the exons ATGGAGCTGAAGTTGGAGGTTGTCTTGTCATCCAGCATCAAACGGAAGAAACCTTGGCCGCGATTCTGCTGGCTTGGACAG GAAAAGGAGTCAGTGTTTCTGTTAGATGACAAACGGATCAGTGAAATAAACATGGTGTCTGGTCGCACCAAAAAGAGGACTCCTAAACTCCATCCTTTGCTCAACAGCGTGGTGACAATGGCCTCGTCCCAAAATG GTATGTGGCTCTGTGGACTTTTGCTCTCTGGGGAACTGTTTCTGTGGAACAGGGACAAAGATCTCCTGAAGACTGCTGGAGCAGTGCCAGAAGTAGTTCAGATAATTGATGCAGCCCAAG GGAATTCCACAAAGTTGTCTCTCCAGGTTTCATGGGATGGGATGCATGTGCTCCTGGTAGCTGTCACAGGGCAGGTGTTCCTGTGGGAGTGTGTGGATGTAAAGGATTTGACAGGACTGAGAGATGGACCAGTCAAGGGACTATGGGCGCATATAGAACCCCTTGCAGATACAGTTCTGCCTTCTTTACAAGACAAAGAAGCAGTCCAGCATTCCATCTTTGTTAAGACAGAG GTCATGGGTGATGCCTGCTTATCAGCATTTGTCTTTACGTCTGGTAAAAACATCATTGTCACCTGCCTTAAAATTCAATGGAAGGAAGCCCATGAGAGAGCTGA TCATGTGGGATACAGCATACAGTGGGCCACTAAGACATATCCCATGTCTCGTCTCACCCCGCCCTGCCAACCAGTAAAGTCCAGAGGGGCCTTGGTGCTTGCCTTCTCCCCTGATGGCTGCATCTTAGCCATTGTCCTAAACCAGAGAAAGCCTAAG GACACACAGGTCCTCTTTGTGAGCACACAGAACTTTGTCACTGTATCAAGTGGCCTTGGAGGATGTGGAAGCAAGAAAATGGAAATTCCTTCTAGATATATAAG ATCCTATTGGGTGGGCAGTGTTAGCTGGTCACCTGGAGGTCTTTTCTTGGCCTGTATGTTGAAGAGAGGCTCCCTTCTTATGCTGCCTCGCCTTGGTGGCCTTCTTACTCTAACAAGCTCTGGTTGCAATGTTGACTTTGGGCCTGCTCACTTCTTGCCTCTGCACCCTCTTGTCACCTACAG GCCACCAATATCTGCTGGAAAAGGAGAGGCCTCTCCACCCAGTTCCAGCATGTCTGTGCGAGATGTCATGAGGCAACGATATTCTGTGACCTGGCATCCACGATTGTTGTATCTCATTGTGTCTGATGGTTACATGGCTACAGTTATGAGGGTATTAGACAGGCATTCTCCTGCCCTCCTTCTGAGAACACTTCTAAAAGATGCAAGTAAGAATATTGAGAAGGCCAGCCGGATTCTGGATAAATCACAG attCATTTGAGTGCATGGCTGGAGTCAGTATCTTGCTTGAATTTGGACAGTGGCTTACAGGACCTCACCTCAACTGTTACGCATGGGCCCAACACAACAAACTCTACAGTTACAGCACCTGTAGATGAATTCACTTTGCCAACTTTCCTGAGGGACCAGCGGACATTCGGTAGTACCAAAGAGGTGCTTGAAAGCATACAG TCTTTCTTTGAAGATGAGTCTGAGGTAGATGGACCTCCTGCTGGTTCTCACATGGAAGATGGTGGACGCTTGGAGTTTGCTTCAATGTATGATACACTCCATGCCCTGGATACATACACTGACACAGCACctggctcttattttgaaaaagacTTTGTTGAAAGGGGGAGGAAAGCTCTTCATCACTGTAAACTTGAAAAGCTCCAGAGCAAGCTACTCACAGCCTGGGCTTTTGGCATGTCTCTTGGAAAAGCTGTGGACCAAAGAGCTCTTTTGCTTAAGCACACTCTCTGCTATGTGGTGCAGTTTGCTGCTTTACTACATTTGAACACCAGCTCTGTGGTccaaaaaggagaaaagaaatgTTCAATTTCTGATTGCATCCTGAACCTCATCCAAGCTATTCTGTCCTTCCTGCCCTGGGACGGCATTCACCCAGATGGACCACATTGCCTGGGGCTGGTGGTGGAGTTCACTAAACTGATAGTGCGCCTTTTGCTGACTCCTTCTCCCAACTCTTACCACACCAGTCACTTATCATCTCAAAGTCTCTCCAGAGTGGTGCTTATCCTGCATATGGTCTCTGATTCTCTTGACCATACTTATAGTATGCAGCAAAGAAATGTCTGGTCCTCTGCAGACAAGGAATCTTCTTCCCAGCCACCACAGCTCTGGTCATCAGATGTATACAATGTGCCTCTGCTACAGTTTGAAAGGGAGACAAATTCCAGTTTTGAACAGCCTGGTCTTCCTGTTCCCCAGCGACCTTCCAGCAG GTTGTTGGGAGTGTGGCAGCTAGTATACAACATAACCCTGCAGTATATGGAAGAACTTAAACACTTAAAAGGCTATGATGgctgggaggaggaagaacaacAGATATCTGTCATCATGTCCCAGATCCAGACTGCTCTGCAGGCTACAGGGGGAAGGCTAGAGGACGGTGCTGCACTGCTGAGTTACCCAG GTGAACATCTTTTCTTGTGTGGCTCGTACCCAAAAAGTGCAGATGTGTGGCGGTTACAGATTTGTCAAGAGAGAAACAACA GTTGTGATCGTAGTGTCTTCCAGGAGACTAGGCTTTGTCTGGCATTGCTATACAGTCTGTTATCTCAGTATCAGCTGAGAGAAGCCCAGGAATTGGGGGACCACATGGCACAGTTACTACTTCACAGGGTCGGAGGCCAGAGGGACAACCAAACAG ATTCTCTTCCCTGCCCATGGCTGCCGATGGATCTTCACAGTGACACAGCCTATGCAGTGGTTCAGACTCTGGGGAGATTCATGGCCTCTTATTTCACCAACCAGCCGCTCCACATCTTACCCCCTCACAATGTGGCAGTCCTACCTCCACTTCATCTACCCCATG CTCCTGGTGTAGGCCGTTTAGTTCTGCTGTGCCAGGTAGAGGTGGCAAAAGCAATTCGACAGCAGCATCTGTCAGAAGTATGGACAGTGGACTATGCCCAGGATCTGCTGTTAATAGGGGGTCTGCTTCCTGAGACTGTGTGGTTGGCTTATCACCTGGGGGACTGGAAGTCAGCAGTGTCTCTGAGCCTGGCCTATACCAGTTACTGCAGTGACCATCTTAACTTCACTCG GCTCAGGAGGAGAGAGCTCCATATGCTGAAGGATTTAGAACCAGAAAGCATTTTTCTGTCTGAGTTGGAGTGTCTTCTTGCCAACAAGGCTGATTCCCAGATGTACACAGATATTAATGGCGACAAAAGCTTTACAG ATCTGTTGGAAGGAGAAGACTGGGACTTGTTACAGGTTTCTATACAGGAGattctgaaggcttcagtcATGGCAGGAGTGAATGTCATGACTTCACCTTTGTCTTCCTTGCTGGACACAGCTAAAGAGCTGTGCTCTTCTCTGCCTACCTTGGTGCCCACAGGACTGTATCTGCCTTCCCCACCTCTTTATTGCCCGCAGCCCTCTCCAAATACTCAG GACCGGTTAGGAACAACAGGACAATTTGCTGAAGTTGTCTGTCGACACAAAGTGTCTGGGGTTCTCCAAAGGTTACTGTTACTTCTGAGGTCCGGTCATTGTTGCCATCCTGCTGCTCAGTGGTACATCAGCCATCTGCGCCGTGCCAGACACCTACTacacaag ATCAAGAAGAAATATGCTTATGCATCAGTTGCTGAAGAGGAAAAAGCTTTTCCAGAGGGATTGCTGAGGTTTGTCACCCGTAGTGGATTTTTCAGACGGGGCCCTAACAAAGACGGTCACTTGGACGGTGACACTATCCAGACTATTT TCTGTTTCAGGGAGCTGTGTGCTTTATGCTGGATGCTTCATGTTAGGGACCAGCTCTCCATTCATTGCAGGAAGTATCAGGCTGCCAGACAGCGTGGTATAGATGAACAG ACTAGTGATTCAGAAGTTAATTCTGCCTGTGTTAAGGCCATCCAGTGGGCCTGCCGTTTTCTGCCTTTTGCCCGCTTCCTCAATGCTGAAGAAATCCTTCAGGACATACTGCTCAGCCTTGTCTCTGAACTGCCCCCTGTGTCTTTG GTGGCGGACATGCTGGTACGAGCCTTCCCAAAGGAGGAAGAGTCAGTCAGAGTCCCTTTGAGAGAAAAGTATAACTCGCTGCGGCAGAGGCTGGTACAATGCACTGTCCTTG aagaggaaaaagaagaggcAAATGAGCTGATGATGCTTCTAATTCAAGACAAATTGAGGCAAAGAAGGAAACATCTGGCTCGTTTGCAGAGGCACTTGGGCCCCCCTGTGCTTCACTTGtgggaaaaagaagaggaagatgaagacagGGGAAGCAAACATGGGATGGCCATGCTGAGGCAACTTTCACTCGGTACAAGTCTGAGCGCCAGCACCTTAACTGACTGTGGGCTCCCTCCATTGTGCAGTGATGGAGAAACAGCAGAGAACACATTGGAGGCTATCTCACCTgaacagcagtgcagagctgAAAACAG GGGCAAAAAAGAACATGTGAAGAAGAGTGCCATTAAGATTAAAAGTGTCATTCAAGAGGAGGATCACCAAGGCAATGCAAAAGAGAATGAGCAGCGCTTGCTACCGGTAGTCGGCACTTGGGAATTTGAACTGGAAGATGAGGAGTATCTAAACTTCCTGGAGCTTTTCCTCAGCTATGTGCTAGAGAAGGATAGCACTGGTGAAAGAGACTCAAGCAGTGAACTTCCTTTACTGAAGGGCTTCAGCTCAGAGCTGAGGAAAAGAGAGTTGCATTCTCTCACATTTGATGTTCTCACTACTATACATCGTCGCCAAAGAGATGGAAACCACTCACCAAGAAAACACTTCTGCAATGACCTGCCAGTGTTCAGAGCTGGCTGTTGCTTCAAACCTTTGAAAGAAGGTACAACACCTGAGCTGCACACTTCCCCCATCTGGAGTGAAGTATCCATATCTAAGCCTGCCTTTTCTGCCAGCTGTTATCCTGGACAGAGATCTATTAGGCAACAAGGTTTGTTTGGCCTCCGACATCGAAGCAATGTGGCTTTAGATCAAAGTGTGAAGGGAGTTCCTTTTTGTTCTCAAACAACTGATCGAGGTGGCTTTACCACGGAGCAGCCAGCAGGGAGCTTCTTATTTGCCTCTCAAGTGTCTGTGGAAGCTGTGACTGAACTTCAGCAGGGCCTGGATCCTAAATTAGATTCTGATTTTCCAGAGCTTGGCAGGCTGCTGGAGTGGATGGTACGCTGGGCAAATAGGAGGGCACTACTGCAACATCATGgtaaaaagataaaagataaagCAGGTAGAGTTTGGGGAAACGCTGACGAAGGAGTAGTGATTCGCGTCAAAGCTTCAGCACCTGCAGTCCTCACTTCCCTCAGGTTGCTGGAGTGTAAGTACACAGCTCTACTTGGAACTGGCTGCTACAATGTCCCCATCCAAGTTCCAGAAATGCAGTGGACTGTAGCTCCTGTGCTGCAACCTGGAGTGGAAAGAGAAAGCAGTGTTGATACTGGCTACCCAGGATCAGCCAACACTCCCATCACTGGCCTCAATCAAAATCTACAAGGAGAAATATCCAT TGGTACTTGTACAGATGAACCAGAAGAGCTGACATTTCACAGGACACCTCTCTCTGTTGACCAGGATCAACAAACCTATGATGCTGAGCAGAGACAGTCCATTTCTCTTGGTGACTTAGATGTTACACCCGAAAAAGAAG GCAAAGATAGTGACAGTGAGGTTTTGGAAGAGTCATCCTCTGTCACCAATGGAAACAACAGTCACACATCTGAAACT AGTTTAAAACTTGCAGACCTTGATTATTCAGAGCAAGCTGAAGATGTGTCCAGTTTTGAGTCTCT tcCCAGTTGCGCTGGAAGTCCTCATTCTCTGCCACACCTTCCAAAACCTACACCTTCCCACATTCTTCCTGAAGCTACAGCTCACACAGAACTTTCTGAATCAACGTCCGATCTGCCCCCCAACACAACTGTAAATCCTCCAAGTCCTCAGCCACAAAactcctcagctgctgcagccactaCGGATTCCTCGCCCCACAACCAGCCGTCGATTCAAATGCCACAGATCAGACAGCGTCTGGGTGAAGACTTACTCAGATTGGTTCAG CATATCAACTACATGAGTCTGGGGGAAGTTTTGGGAGCTTCATTTTCCAGCCTCCAACATGCCCAGCAAAACTCATCTGTGGCACAGTGTGACATCAATGTGCCATCATCTTTTAATACCAATTTCATCCCTGCCTTATCCGCTCAACCATCATTCTCTGCAggacaacaaacacatgcatttgTGCCAAATGCACGAGCCCACAACACCCAATTCAGTCAAAATCCTGCCTGTACGACTGCGGGCCAGCCCACCATGCAGAGCTCAGTGAAAATCACTTCAACAACTGGCCAGTGTCAAACAGCAAGTTTACCTGCCAGTGCCAGTGGTGCTGGTGTAAATTACCAG gaaatgcagcCTCTCTCCGTCCAGGCAGAGTCACCAGGAACACAGTTAATGGAGAGCAGGAGGTTAATCCCTTCCTCCCAGGGCCTGTTGACCACAACTGACCCCAGTCATGCTGTTCCCAGTACACCCATGTTACCACTCTATAATGGTAGTGTACAAAATGACTCGGCTCTGCAGGTTAAGAGCCTGAAGTTACTTCAGCTCCACCACCCTCTGTTGCACAATCAGAGTGCACTGAACTATCCACCAGCTCAAAATACACTCCACATGGCAACTCCAGAGCCATATCAGCACAAATTTACACACAATGAACAAACCACCTCAAGGAAGACAGATGTGGAGAAACTTCCTTCAGTTCCAAAAAGACAGCTCAGTTTTAAGCCTTCACATGATCGTCCACCTCCCAGGAACTCTCAACCCCATATGTGGTCATCAGAGCAGTCCAGAGGTCACCAgtcctcccttcctcctgcCTTACCAGCTCACACACCAATGCAGGACCTCCGCCTATTGCACATTCAGCCTGTTCCACAAAACATGATCACATTCCCCAAAATACCTTTAGCATCTTCCTCCACACCCTCCAATGTGATTGCAGCTCCAATGGGAGAAGCACCTGTGATTAAGCTTCTACATATTTACCCCGGACACAAAATG GTGATGCCTGTGGCAGCTCGTTCACCCCAAATGACCCGCCTCATCTCCATGGAAGAGTTGACTAGGTCAATGAATGCAGAAGatgctcagctgcagcagcttcgaGTTGACCCATCCTCTGAAAGCACTAGAGGGGCTCTGTCCAGCATGAAATCCAGCAAGAG gcagaagaggagagagaaaactgaGAAGGCAAGAAAAACAGAGGTCACATTCAGACCAAATGAGTCTATCATCCCTGCACAAGAG CCTGAAGATGTGCCTGTAAGTAATCAGGCTGACCTTGCTGAAGAAATCATCCCAGAACATGACATTACAG GATTCTCTGACTCTTTGCTGTCTGGTCAGAAATTGTTGAACAAGGCCATATCTACCTCTGCTGAACTGCACGCCTTTGCTTCCACATGCAAACGAGCCCCAGATTGCCATGACGCTTACACCAACACAGACCCCG cttCTCCTCCCTTGCTTGTGGACAAAGCTGTGTCTGCCAAGGCCTCTGTCATGGCCAGTAGCCCTAAGT CATATTTACAGATGTATAATGAAGAAGCTGCAGACACTGAGGCGACTCGACCGGAATTAGAGCGGATTCTG GATCCCAGTGGTCGGCAGTTTTTAAGCGTTTTAGATCTAGAGGACATGATGCAGCATGTGTTGCCGGATCCCAGTCCAGAACCACAAGACATTCCCTCCATCTGTCCTTCTTTACCTACATCTGCTCAGCTTCATGTTCTTGCAATTTCTGCCATCAGGGGTGCTCCTGCTGATCCACAAACAGCAGATCCCATTCAGAAAGATCTCCTGAAACTCAGCACAG ACATCCAAAACGAGAATCCTTTATGCAGTGATACTGAGCACGGAGTTTCAGAGAGAAACACTCCATGCCACAGTGTGGCGGTTGATCAGTCTGACTATGAGATCTGTCGAGCCATAAAAAACCAAAGTGTTGTACCCCAAAGGgactcctcctctcttcctacAGTCTGGTTCTCCTCCCGCCTGTCAGACCTTGACGTACAATTAGCTGCTTTGCAGAAGATTGCAGATGATCTGGAGAAAGATTTCTCTAACTCCAGGATG CTGGTGAACACAATTGAAAAGCTCACCACCGACAAGCCTTCTAATGTGAAGACTAccacaacagtaaaaaaaactgtcagaCTGTCTGTGCCACAGAAAG CATGGACATCGAGATCTGATCTGGactgtgaagaagaagaggaaagtcaagaagaagaagagtttcAAAATGACTCCTGGCAAACAGCAAAAGGGCTTTCATTTAATTATTCTACTTCTCCTCCAAGTCACAGAGCTGGTCCTTCCTGTCTCCACTCTCCACCAA GAATGAGAGATGAGTTTAATGAACCACACAGGACATCATATGC GTGGACAAATGAGAATCTGGGTCAGTCTGGGCTATCTGATACAGTGGAAATCTTAGACGAGTTGGTAAAGGAAGGGTATTTATCTTCAACGGAACTGGATTTCTCCACTTCACATACTGCACACCAGAGCAG CAGGCCAGACCAGGCACAAAGTAGCTGGATGTCGCAGAAACGTGTCCGTTCGGAGGATGAGCGGCGGGAACTGAGGATCTggatgaggaggaagcagagagagagactggctGCTTatcaaaaacaaagagagaatctgagagagagggagtgcaAACCATTCACAATCTCTCCAACATTG AAATCTAAAAACAGAAATCGAGCACCGATTGGGAAAaccagagaggaaaaagaaaa GTTTACTCTTCTGGAGCAATACAACCAAAGGACCCTTGAGGCATGCGCTTTAGCCAGTGACTTTCTCACTTCACAAACTGGACTTACTCCAGTGCCCACTCGGTCTCTTTCTGCTCCACCCCCTGGCAGTCCTCACAG ATCTTACTTTGTATCTGACAACGATAAAAAAAGTCTCAAGTTGCAGTCAGGACAAGCTGTGCCACAGATTCGTCCTCAGTCTGCTGAACTACAGGGACTGTCTTCAGAGGATTACCGCAGGAGACTGGGACTACATAGACCAG TGACCTTTTTGCCAGGGGACCGCCTGTCTCAGGTGACCAGACGTGGTATGCTCACTGACGTAAAGAGCAAAACTAAACATCACATGGTCATCCATAGTGAGGAACGGCATGTTGAAAacaagagaaagacagagaaagaattGGATGGAGGTTTTCCAGGAAGGACTGCTGCAGGAAGAGGGATCCGCACGGAGCAGGCACGGGTGGAAAAGAGAAAGGTGGAACGGTCACAATTTAGTAGACTACAAGACCAAGAAGACTCAGACATG GTTTTGGCCGGACTTTCAGAAGCACAGGATTATGGTGCCACAGTGGATGTTTCAGGCATGGAGTGGATAGACAATCTGTCTGAGTGTGGCAGTAGCAACCTCAGCAAAATAGACTGGGCAGCTATTGAAAGGATAGTGGCCAGCGAGGAAGACTGA